GAGCCGGGGCGAGATCGTTTTTGATAATGCCTGCTTTGACTATGGTAAGGACGAACCGGTGATCGATGGCCTCGATCTGACCATTCGTCCGGGGGAAAAAATCGGTCTGGTCGGCAGATCAGGCGCTGGCAAGTCGACCATGATCAATCTGCTCTTGCGCTTTTATGACCTTAATTCGGGTGCTATCCGCATCGACGGACAGGATATTGCGTACGCGAGACAGGATAGTTTGCGGGCGCAGATCGGCGTTGTGACGCAGGATACCTCCTTGCTGCATCGCTCTGTTCTGGAAAACATTATTTATGGTCTTGAAGGTGCGAGCGAGGAGGCTGCCTATAAAGCTGCCGAGCAGGCGCAGGCTCTTGATTTCATCAAGGGACTTGAAGATAGCAACGGCAGAAAGGGCATGTATGCTGAAGTTGGCGAACGCGGTATCAAGCTCTCCGGTGGGCAACGCCAGCGTATCGCGATTGCGCGTGTTTTGCTCAAGAATGCTCCTATTCTGGTGCTCGATGAAGCAACCTCTGCTCTTGATTCTGAAGTGGAAGCGGCCATTCAGGACAGCCTTAATCTTCTGATGAAGGACAAGACCGTGCTTGCCATCGCGCACCGGCTGTCTACGATCGCTTCAATGGACAGGCTGATTGTCATGGATAGTGGCCAGATTGTCGAGATGGGGAGCCATGAAGAATTGCTTGCCAAAGGTGGGATTTATGCCTCTTTGTGGGATCGGCAATCAGGCGGCTTTATCGCCTGATCACGCCCGTTTCGGGGGCTCTCATTCTCCGGTGGGGGTGATTGATGGATGTTCTCCACTAGAATCATTCTAAGGTATTAGAACTGTCGTGTATTTCCGATAATTGGTAGAATAAGTGCCACTATTCAGTGGTTTGTATTGTAATAAAGTCTAATTCAATTCTTGAATCCAAGTGGTTTTTCACAAACTAAGACCAATTAGTCAGATAGATTTGGTGGCTATTGACTGGCTGCGGCTCTGCTTGCTCTAGACAATACTCGTAATCAATGCAAAAAGTTAAGCGCTGGGGTGGTGTAACTTTTGGTCACTCCGGTTTAATTGGCTCGCTGCTATCGTGGGACCGTGCTGCCTTTTCCTGTGGTGGCTCTGGTATAGGAGCATGCGGGCTGCTGTTGGACACTGGCTAGAAGAGGACCTCGTCTTGGCTACCAGCGAAAGGGAAGAACCAAACCGCCGCGACTTTTTGTATATCGCGACAGGAGCGTTTGGGGCCGTCGGCGCAGCTGCGCTCGCTTGGCCGTTTATTGACCAGATGAACCCCGATGCCAGCGCTGTGGCGCTATCATCCATCGAAGTGGATATTTCCTCCATCGAAGAGGGGCAAAGCCTAACCGTCAAATGGCGTGGTAAGCCGGTATTCATCCGGAACAGAACCCAAAGTGAGATTGATGAGGCCCGCGCTGTCGATGTGGCAGAGCTCAGGGATCCTCAGACCGATGATGAGCGTGTGAAGCCGGGCAAGGAAAACTGGCTCATCCAGATTGGTATCTGTACCCATCTGGGTTGCGTACCGGAAGGGGAAAAGGGCGATTATGATGGTTGGTTCTGTCCATGCCATGGATCGCACTATGATTCCGCCGGGCGTATTCGCAAGGGGCCTGCTCCACTGAATCTGGAGTTGCCACCCTATGAGTTTGTTAGCGACACCCTGATCAAAATCGGCTGACGCCCGCAAATGTCTTAAGGAGACCAGTCATGAGCGGACATTCGACCTTCGAGCCGCAGAACGGGTTTTTGAAATGGATGGAAAGCCGCCTGCCAATTGCTGGCTTGGTGCATTCTTCCTTCATCGCATATCCTGTTCCAAAGAATCTCAACTATTACTATACATTCGGCGCCATTCTCGCCGTCTGCCTCGTGGCGCAGATCGTGACCGGCATCGTGTTGGTTATGCATTATGCACCCAACACGGCAATCGCCTTTGCGTCCGTTGAACATATCATGCGTGATGTGAACTGGGGCTGGCTGCTACGCTATATGCACGCCAACGGCGCTTCCATGTTCTTCATCGCAGTCTATATCCATATCTTCCGTGGCCTCTATTACGGTTCCTACAAGGCACCGCGTGAAGTGGTCTGGATTCTCGGCGTCGTCATCTTTCTTCTGATGATGGCTACGGGCTTTATGGGTTATGTTCTGCCTTGGGGACAGATGTCCTTCTGGGGTGCAACGGTTATTACCAACCTGTTCTCGGCATTCCCGGTTATCGGTGATCCGATCGTGACCCTGCTCTGGGGGGGCTTCTCGGTTGATAATCCGACGCTGAACCGCTTTTTCTCGCTGCACTATCTGCTGCCGTTCATGCTGGTTGGTGTGGTCGCCCTGCATATCTGGGCCTTCCATGTGGTTGGCAATAACAACCCGACCGGCGTTGAAGTGAAAGACAGCAACGATACGGTTCCGTTCACGCCTTACTACACGGTCAAGGATATCTTCGCGATTGTTGTGTTTCTTGTGTTTTTTGCATGGATGATGTTCATGGTACCCAACTTCATGGGGCATCCGGACAACTATATTCCGGCAGATCCGCTGGTGACACCGCCGCACATCGTGCCTGAATGGTACTTCCTGCCATTCTATGCCATTCTGCGCGCCATCCCGGACAAGCTGGGTGGAGTTCTGGCAATGTTCGGTGCAATTGCCGTGTTGTTCGTGCTGCCATGGCTCGACACTTCAAAGGTTCGTTCCATGAACTATCGTCCGCTTGGACGCCAGTTCTTCTGGATCTTTGTTGTCGTCTGCATTGGCCTTGGCTATCTGGGGGGCAAGCCTGCAGAAGGTGGCTACATTCTCTGGGCTCGGATCTTTACGGTCTACTATTTCGCCTACTTCCTGTTGATCCTGCCAGTGCTCGGCTTTATCGAAAAGCCGAAACCATTGCCAGCATCGATCAACGAGGCGGTCTTGGCCAAACATGCTGACTCTGCTGCGGCAGAGGCAAAAGCCTGAACGAGCGAGGAAAGGGTAGACACATGATTACGCTTACCAAAAATGCGGTTCGCGCGCTCGTTGTTGCTGGTGCTCTGGCGGTTACATCCGCCGGCGCCATGGCTTCTGGCGAAAGCGGCTATCACTATGAAAAGCAGGACTGGACCTTCTCTGGTCCGTTCGGAAAGTTCGATAAGGCACAGTTGCAACGTGGCTTCAAGATTTATCGGGAAGTGTGCTCGAGCTGCCATTCCATGGACTATATTGCTTTTCGCAATCTAGGTCAGGACGGGGCTTTGGGTTTTACCGAAGAGGAAGTCAAGGCGATTGCTGCTGAATATGAAGTGGAAGACGGCCCGAATGCCGACGGGGACATGTTCACCCGTGCGGGCAAGCCGTTCGACCATATACCATCTCCGTTCCCCAATGTGGAAGCGGCTGCGGCTGCCAATGGCGGCAAGGCTCCGCCTGATCTTTCCCTGATTGCCAAGGCGCGTGCTGCCTCGGTTGGTCCGGATGTGGGCATCGAAGTCTTCAATGACATCCTGCGCCTGATCTGGCATCCGATAACGGCCTATCAGGAATATGGTCCGGACTATATCTATGCGCTGCTGACGGCCTATGAAGAAACGCCCGAAGAGCTGGCTGAGACGGTCGGGGATAAATATTACAACCCGGCCTTCAACTCCGGTGTGGCAATCGGTATGGCACCGCCACTTTCTGATGAGTTGGTTGAATATACCGATGGTACTCCAATGACGACCGAGCAGTATTCCAAGGACGTTACTGCTTTCCTGATGTGGGCTGCTGAGCCAAAGCTTGAAGAGCGCAAGAAAGTCGGCATCAATGCCCTGATCTTCCTTGTTGTCTTCTCTTTGCTGATGTTCTTCACCAAGCGCAAGCTGTGGTCCAAGGTCAAGCATTGATCGGGACGATGCAATGGAATGTAAACGAAAAAGGCCCCCAAATCGGGGGCCTTTTTTGTATTTGGGCACTTTTGTGCCAAAGAGACTTAGGTTTTGTGACGGTTGTGCAAGGGAAAGATGCTTGGGAGACTTGTAGTAATACGGAATAGAATATATGAATTTATAGATTCTAGCTATAGAAAGACAGAATGTCCTTTGATAATGACAAAAAAATGAAATTCAAGAAAAGTGGAAGAGTGTCTCTTGCAATGGTTGCAGCTGATGCTGGTGTTTCTATTGCAACAGCTTCCCGCATCGTCAATGGAATAACCAACAAGGCATCAGAAGACACAATTATCCGCGTCAAGGCCTCGGTTGAAAGGCTCAATTATCGCCCCGCCAGTATTGGCAGGGCATTGCGGTGTCAGGAAAGCCGTATCGTTGGTTTGTTGGCGGCTGCCATTGAAAATCCGACAATGGCCGCTATCGCAGCCTCGATTGAATTGGCCTTGCGCGATGAAGGCTATGTGTTATCGCTTTGCGACACCCATGATCGTGCTGATGTTCAGGATGAATATTTGCTCGAGATGCAGTCTCAGTTAGCACGCGCTGTCATCATTGTTGGTGCGGTAAGCAGTCCTGTGCTGGATAGAATGCGAGAAAGCGGGTCGCCGATGCTGTTTGTCAACCGGCCAGACCCCGGTGACCGGTCCAGCCCGTATTTGGGGCTCGATAATTATAAGGCAGGGCAGGATGTTGCCGAGCTACTCATCTCTCGTGGTTTGCATGACATTGCGCTTATCCACGCCTCTTTGAAGGGAACGTCTGCGTTCTACAGACGCATGGGGGTGCTTGATGGTCTGGCGCGCATAGGAATTTCCGAGGGGGATGTTTTTCATGCCCATGTCGAAGGATTAAATCATCTGGAAGTGGGCTATCTGGCGATGCAGCAAGTTCTGCGCCGTAAAAATCCGCCGCGCATTATAATTTGTATGAGCGATATGCTCGCTTATGGCGCTTATCGGAGCGTGATCGAGGCTGGGTTTGATCCTGTCAAAGACTTCGGCTTTATCGGGTTTGATGAAAATCCGCTCAATCCATGGATTGGCTGGTGGTTGAATTCCATTGGAGTGCCTGCCGAGAGATATGGTCAGGCGACGGTCGTGACATTGAAGAAGATCTGGGACGGGCAGGGGATTGCCGGCCCTGTTTATCTGCCTCATACATTCCGATTGAACGGGCATGCGCTTCCAGGAGAGTGTTAAGCGCTGTTTCATGTCTCCTATTTGCTTGAAACGGTTCAATATTCAAAATGAGGTTGGTCCAGAGGGTGACTCCGGCTTGCTTTGTCGCTTATATAGATCTGCTGGCGACGTGAAGCTCAGTTGCCCAAACAAGACCCTCTTTCGACCTGATGCAGAATAAGCGGAGCCGAATCAATGCAAACTAGTGAACCACTCGATCTGAAGAGCCTCATCAGATCCATTCCAGATTATCCCAAGCACGGGATTATTTTCAGGGATATTACAACCCTGATTTCGCATGCAGATGGCTTTCGTCAATCTATTCGCGAACTGGCAACTCCCTATGTGGATAAGGGGATTGACAAGATCGTCGGGATCGAGGCCCGAGGGTTCATTTTTGGTGGCGCCATGGCCGATTTTCTGGGCGTTGGCTTTGTGCCGGTGCGCAAGCCGGGCAAGCTTCCCGGCGAAGTCATCTCGCAGGATTATTCTCTCGAATATGGAACCGATTGCATCGAGATGCACGCTGATGCCATCTCGGCCGGGGAGAAGATTCTCGTTGTTGATGATCTGATCGCCACTGGAGGGACTGCTATTGCTGCGATCGAGCTGCTACAGCGCGTTGAGGCTGTGGTGGAAGGGGCCGCTTTCGTGATCGATTTGCCCGATATCGGAGGGGCAGACCTTTTGAGAGCGCGCGGAATCGATGTCCACACGCTAATCTGTTTTGAAGGTCACTAGTTTTTGTGAGCGGGCTACTTTCCTGCTGCGACCTGATGGCGCATATAGGTGTTTCACCTAAGAACTGGTTCTATATTAGGGTAATATAGAACCGTTTAGCCTAGGGAGTTTTGTTATGACTGTTAATGTTGGAAAACTTGATCGCGTACTCAGAGTTATTGTTGGTATCGTGTTGCTGGCTATTGTTTTTATCGGGCCCAAGACGTTGTGGGGCTTGATTGGTATTGTGCCACTGGCTACGGGCCTGTTCCGTTTCTGCCCGCTTTACACGATCATCGGTATCAATACCTGTGATGTATCCGAAAAATCGGATGTCTGATGACGTCTGCCCGCAAGGGAATTAATTGGACTAAAAAGAAAAGCCACACTGGGGGACAGTGTGGCTTTTCCGCTTTTGCTCGGGAGGATTGGAGCTATACCGGCCAGATTTGCTGGAGCTTTTCGCCTGCAAGAATGCGGTCGCGTGCTGCAGCTTCCTGTTTGCCAAGTTCATCAGCCTGATCGGCAACTGCTTTGACATGCTCTTTCGGGATGACAACAACGCCATCAATGTCGCCGAAAATAACATCGCCGGGTTTCACGGTTGCTTTGCCGATGGTTACTGGAACCTGATTTTTATAAGGTTCTTTCTTACCGGTTACGCCGATCGGGCTTGGAGCCGTACCGAAAAGTGGGTAACCAAGTGCACGAACCTGAGCCAGATCGCGAACTGTGCCGTTTACCACGGTGGCAACTGCACCAGAGGTTTTTGCACCGGTGCTCATCAGCTCGCCAGAGCAGGAGCCAGGGGTGCAAGATGCTTCACAAACAAGGATTGATCCTTTTGGAGCGTTGTCTATGGCGTTGTGATAGACATCCTGCGGCTGGCCTTTGCGATGCGATGGCGCAAACTGCACGGTTACTGCGGGGCCACAAACAATTTGTCCCGGTTCCAGTGCACCCAGCAGAGAGATGCCTTCAAGGCAACCCCAAAGCCCGAGGGCTTCCATGCTGTCGTGAATGTCGCCAGAATACCATTTTTTCAGACGTTCGATTGCCTCCCAATCAGTATCTGAATAATCGAAGTCAGCCATGTTAATCCTCTTTCTTGGCCTGTTTCATGTTTGATTTTTCAATAGCCTGACGAAGATAATTGGCGCTTTTGTCGATTTGCGCGCGAATAAGCTCCTTGGCTCCGACATCATCATTGTTGCGGATCTTGTCAAAAATCTCGGCATGTTCATCATAAGCATTGCTGAGAGATTTGATCGGAACCCGGCTGGTAACGTGAATGACGTCGTTGATCAGGCCAGAGAAATTGTCATAGATCCGCATAAGCACCTGATTGTCCGTTGCATGGACCATGGCCAGATGGAATGCCGCGTCGGCATTGACAAATGCGGGGAAATCCTTGGTATCGCGGGCGGTTTTCATCGCTGCGAGTGCCTCTTCAATCTTGGAATAGTCCGGCTTGTCGAGGTTGGTCAGGATTACCAGAGATTCCGTTTCGATCATGCGTCGAACGGTCATTAACTGCAGGAGATAGTTGGAATCGGAGTAGAATTGTTGGCGAACGGTGACTGCAAGAGCGTCAAGATAGTTATTGACGTCGTCGCGAACAACTTCGGTTCTTTCTCCATGTCTGCGTTGGACAAGTCCCTTCACTTCCAGTTCTTGCACAGCTTCGCGGACCGCTCTTGTAGAGACGCCAAATTCGCGCGCAATGGCACTTTCAGATTCAAGGCGGTCTCCAACCTTGAGTTCCCCATTCAAAATGCGGCTCTCAAGGACGGATGAAACCACTGAATGCAGCCGACCGCGCTTAATTGGTGTCTGGAGTGTTTCGCCTATATCAACCATGCCAGCTATCTGGCCTCCGTGAATCTCATCTTTTGGTTATGTTGACAATACTCATGACATGAGTCATAAGTCAAGTGTTATCTATACGTGTCGCGTCTTGGTTGCGACATGTATGGGAGGATACTTATGGGAGGTTAATTATATGAGCCTACAATTCAACCACGTCGTTCGTACATCTGTTGCCGCATTGGCTTTGTGCACCATGGCAGGCAGTGCATTCGCTGCTTGGCCAGAACGTGCCGTTACCATTATCGTGCCATGGTCTGCTGGTGGTGGCACCGACGCTACGGCCCGTATGGTCGCTGCAGATCTGCAGGAACATTTCGGACAGCCATTCAACGTTGTGAACCGCACCGGTGGTGGTGGTCTGGTTGGTCATGCAGCAATCGCCAATGCCAAGCCTGATGGCTATACGCTCGGCGTTGTTACCATTGAGCACACCATGTATGAGAGCCAGGGGCTGCCTGGTGTCACACCAAAAGATTACGACTATATTGGCCGTTACAATGCTGATGCTATCGGCATCAACGTATCAACCAAGGCTGATTACAAATCCGCCAAGGATCTGATCGATGCAGTGAAGGCAAAACCTGGCAAAATTACCGCATCTGGTGCAAACCGTGGTGGTCTTTCCCACTTGGCTTGGGCTGGCCTGCTGAACACCCTCGGCATTGCTCCTGATGCAAGTGTCTGGGTTGCTTCTGCCGGTTCTGCTCCTGCAATGCAGCAGATTGCTGCCGGTGCGATTGATGTCGTCTCCACGTCTCCTGCTGAAGCCCGCTCTCTGGTAGAAGCTGGTGAAGTCAAGACTTTGGCCCTGATTTCTGGTGAACGCAGCGAGTTGTTCCCGGACATCCCGACCACAGACGAAGTCTTTGGCATCAAATGGTCTCCAATGCCGTTCCGCGGTCTTGCCGGTCCTGATGGTATGCCAAAAGAAGTCATTGAAGAGCTGTCCAGCGCTCTTAAAGGCATCACCGAAGATCCTAAATTCAAGGAATTTATGAAATCCCGTGGTTTCTCGGTTGCTTATCAGGATGCTGATACATTCAAAGCAACCGCTATGGCTGACTACACAGGTCTTGGTGAAACCATGAAAGCTGTCGGTTTGGCTAAATAATGCCGCTCGTGGAGTTATCTCATGAGAATTAGCGACCGGGTCGTTGGACCTGTGTTACTACTCTTCGGAGTAGTGGTGATTTGGGGGGCGCTTCAGCTCCCCACTATCCCCGGAGTGCGATTTGGGGCGGACCTTATGCCGTCTCTTATCGGTTTCTGCCTGATCGGGCTTGGCCTTTCCATTGCCATTGGCGGGTTCACTTCTAAAGATCAAATCAAGCTTCTTGATGTGTCCGAATGGAGTGTGCCGCTTCGCAACAAGCTTGCTGCGATTTGGAGCTTGGGTGGTCTCATTATTGGTGGCCTGTTTTTCGAAGTGATTGGCTTTCCTCTGCTGGGCGTCATCTATATGGCCGTCTTGATGACCCTTATGGGTACGCGCTTTCGCACGACAGCTGCAGTTTCCATTCTGGTGGTGGCCGTGCTCTATATCGGCTTTTCTAAAGGACTGCTGGTGCCTCTGCCCGCAGGCCTGCTGGGAGGCATCCTTCCATGATGAGTTTAAGCATTCTCGGGTCGGCTTTGCTGATCGTAATACAGCCAACTGTGCTGTTGTCCATTCTTTGTGGTTCCATTTATGGGCTGTTCATCGGGGCATTGCCCGGCCTGACGGCGACCATGTCGACGGCTCTGCTGGTGCCGATCACCTTCTATATGGACCCGCTTCCGGCAATCGCACTGATTGTCTCCAGTACGGCAATGGCCATTTCTGCCGGTGATATTCCGGGCACCTTGCTGCGCATTCCCGGTACGCCAGCTTCTGCCGCCTATACCGATGAATCCCACCAGATGACGGTTCACGGCAAGGCTGGTCTTGCGCTGTCGCTCGGTTTTTTCTTTTCTGCCATGGGCGGGCTGTTCGGGGCGATTGTCCTATTGTTCACAGGCCCTCTGTTGGCTCAGATTTCGCTCAATTTCTCCAGTTTTGAATTTTTCTGGCTCGCGGTGCTTGGTCTCCTGACCTGTGCTTTGGTGAGTGGCAGTAACATGGCTCGCGGATTTGTCTCGCTGATGTTTGGCCTGCTGATCGCTACCGTCGGACTTGATGTGACCACAGGTGCCCCCCGCTTCACCTTTGGCCAAATCGAATTGATGGGCGGTGTGTCCTTCATTCCCGTGATGATTGGCATGTTTGCCTTCTCCGAAATATTGCGTGGGTTCACCACCAACAAGACCGGTGAGAGCGCGATGCCCGATCTCGGCAAGATTGTTCCCTTCAAGGGTATCGGAGGATTGCTGCGCAAATATCCGTTTTCCCCGCTGCGCGGCGCAACTCTTGGTACGATCGTTGGTGCTCTGCCCGGCGTTGGTGGCGACCTTGCCGCATGGATTGCCTATGGCATGAGCAAGCGCTTCACCAAGACGCCTGAGAAATATGGCACGGGCCATCCTGAAGGCTTGATGGAAGCTACATCATCCAACAATGCTGGCCTGTCCAGCGCATGGATTCCTGCTCTCGTGTTCGGTATTCCCGGCGATGCGGTGACGGCGATTGCTGTTGGTGTTCTGTTCATGAAGGGCGTGGCTCCCGGACCGCGGCTGTTCGTTGAGAACCCGACCATGCCGACAGCCATTATCATGACATTCTTCGTCTCGAACTTGCTGCTGTTTCCGCTCGGGTTTGTGGCCATCAAGATTGCCCGGCATGTGCTTTCCATCCCCCGGTCCGTGATCGTACCGATCATCCTGATCTGCTGCTTCCTTGGTTCATATGCGGTCAACAACACCATGTTTGGTGTCTGGATCATGCTGATTGCCGGGATCGTCGGTTATCTGATGGAGCGCAATGGTTTTCCGATTGCTCCCGTCATTCTGGGCCTTGTGCTTGGGCCTGTTCTGGAACGGAACTTCATCATGTCCATGCAAATCTCCAATGGCAATTTGCTGGGCTTCTTCTCTCGTCCCATCGCCTGCGGGCTGGGCATTCTCATCTGCTGTATCTTCCTGTTTGCAGTGATCAAGTCGGTAAAGCGTTGGCTGAGTGGTGACTCGCAGCGCAGGCGGTCCAAGTTGCTGGAAGATGCAAAGGACGTTGCACAATCACGCTCCGGCGGCGCGTGAAACCAAAAGAACACGGGCTGGATTACCGCCCGGACATCAATATCGAAAGGACATCCCAATGTATAATCCATTCTCCGTTGAAGGACGCGTCGCCATCGTGACCGGCGGCCTTGGTCAGATCGGAACCCAGCTTTGCACTTCCCTGGCTCAGGCCGGTGCCAAAGTGGCCATCTTTTCTCGTCGTCCATTTAGTAAGGAACAGATTGCAGAGAAATTTCCGGGCCTTGAAGACAGTATCAAGGTCTATGAAGCCAGCGTGAAAGACAAGGGCGCTCTGGAAGCTGCAACCGAACAGCTGATCAAGGATTGGGGCGTGCCTGATATTCTGGTCAACAATGCCGGTATAGACTCCAAGCCCGATGGCGATGCAGATCAGAACGCTCCGTTCGAAGTTTATCCGAAAAAATATTGGGACGATATCATCGAAACCAACCTGACCGGTGTCATGCTTACCTCACAGGTCGTTGGCTCGAAGATGGCTGAAGCAGGCAAAGGCTCGATCATCAATATCGGTTCCATGTATGGCATGGTTTCCCCGAACCAGGCTCTTTATGCCTATCGTGAGGAACGTGATGGGAAGCCTTTCATCAAGGCCATTTCCTACGCCGCTTCCAAATCCGGCCTGATCAACATGACCCGTTATCTGGCCACCTATTGGGCTAAAAAGGGCGTTCGTGTGAACCTTGTGACCTATGGTGGCGTGAAAACCGGTTCGTTCGACAAGGAATTCATTGATGCTTTCCTTGAACGCGTACCTATGGGCCGTCAGGCCAATCTGGAAGAATTCAGCCCGATCATTCACTTCCTCGGTTCTGATGCATCTTCCTACATGACCGGTGCAAATCTTGTACTGGATGGTGGCTTTACCAGCTGGTGATAATAAGCTGGAAAGACCGGCTATTTACAAGGGTGGATAAAACAGACGCTCGGCGATTTTGCTCGCCGGGTGTCTTAGCTATTGGAGAGGAGTGTTTAGATGACCAAGATAGCGCTCGTAGTGAGCGGTGACTTGCGCGAAAGCGCCAATACGACCTGCTGGGCAGCTCAGAAGGCCATGGAAGACAAGTTGACGGCGGTTCTTGCCGGTATGGGGCATGAGCTGTGGCGGGCACATCCGGTAAAGCCGGAAGGGCATGGGTTCATTTCGTCTCAACGCGAGGGTATGGATGTCTTTGCTGGCATTGATCCGGATATGCCTTTGATCGTTGCGGAAGCCGTCTGGCAATATTCTCACCATGTGCTGCCGGGCTTGACGACCCACAAGGGGCCTATCCTGACGGTTGCCAACTGGTCTGGCCAGTATCCCGGCCTTGTCGGCATGCTCAACCTCAATGGCTCACTGACCAAGGCAGGCATCAAATATTCTTCGCTCTGGAGTAAGGATTTCGAAGACAGCTTCTTCCTTGATGGCCTCAAGAGCTGGCTTGAAACCGGTGAAGTCAAACATGACCAGTCTCATGTGAAGCCGTACGATGGTTCCGTCGTTGCCGCAGAAGACAAAGCTCTCGCTGGCAAGATTGCTGCCGAGTGGCGCAAAGACAAGGTGATCATGGGTGTCTTCGATGAAGGCTGCATGGGCATGTATAATGCGCTCATCCCGGATGAATTGTTGATGCCGATGGGCATTTTCAAGGAACGCATGTCCCAGTCTGCGCTCTATTTTGCTGCCACTCAGGTGCCTGTCGAAGAAGGCAAGGCTGCCTATCAGTGGATGGTTGACAAGGGAATGACATTCCATCTTGGCACAGATCCGAAAACGGAATTGACCGAAGATCAGGTTGTCGACCAGTGCCGCATGTATATCGCTGCTGTTCGTTTGGCCGATCAGTTCGGCTGTGCCGCTCTTGGCATTCAGTACCAGCAAGGCCTCAAGGATTTGTGGCCAGCTTCCGACCTCGTCGAAGGCATGCTGAACAATGGTGATCGTCCTCCGGTCGCTCGTGCCGATGGTTCCATCATTCGTGATGGTGAGCCGATTGTGCACTTCAACGAAGTGGACGAGTGCGTTGCTCTTGATGCGATGATGATCAATCGTCTCCATAAGGAACTGGGACAGCCGATTGAAACAACGCTGCATGACATCCGCTGGGGCGACAAGGACGAAGGCGGCACCGTGGATGAGTTTGTCTGGGTGTTCGAGATTTCCGGCGCAGTCCCTCCTGCTCACAACAAGGGCGGTTGGGCTGGCTCGGAAAGCTATCGTCAGACCCCGATGTTCTTCCCTGCCGGTGGTGGCACCATTAAGGGCTATTCCAAGGCCGGAGATATTATCTGGAGCCGTGTGTTTGTCGAAGACAACAAGCTGCATCTGGATATTGGTCGCGGCAAGGCTCATGAATTGAGTGCTGAGGAATGTGAACGTCGTAGTCGTGCGACCGACTATCCATGGCCGATCATGAATGCCACATTGAGTGGTGTTACCCGCGACACCATGATGGGGCGCCACAAGGCCAACCATATTCAGGTTGTTTATGCTGACGACGAAGCCGCAGCAAAGCGCGCCATTCTGGCCCGTGCGGCTCTTGCTGAAGAACTTGGTATCAGTGTTTGCCTATGCGGTGACATCTGATCAAGTCTGATAGCTTGATAAAATTTAGCCCGTCCCGATCTGTTTTTTGTTTTTCGGGGCGGGCTTTTCCTTGCTGGTTTGGAAGGGGGAATTATCAGTGCGGGACGATGTGAACCCTTGGCGATAACCATGGCAGAAGGGCTGCAAATCCGAACACGATGGTAATGATCCCGAACATCTCCAAGGTGGAGAGCAGCACGCTCTGCGAATAGATCGTATAGCTGAGGCTGCCGATGGCTGCGTCATGGGACATGCCGCTTTGCATCATGTCGTTGATGACCCTGTCCGTGTTCGGCATCATGTTTACCAGCTCGTTCTGCTTGATGCGGGCGGTATTCTGCCATGCAGTCTGAACGAGCGAGGTGGCAAAGGCCCCAGCGAGGGTTCTCATGAA
This window of the uncultured Cohaesibacter sp. genome carries:
- the petA gene encoding ubiquinol-cytochrome c reductase iron-sulfur subunit, whose translation is MATSEREEPNRRDFLYIATGAFGAVGAAALAWPFIDQMNPDASAVALSSIEVDISSIEEGQSLTVKWRGKPVFIRNRTQSEIDEARAVDVAELRDPQTDDERVKPGKENWLIQIGICTHLGCVPEGEKGDYDGWFCPCHGSHYDSAGRIRKGPAPLNLELPPYEFVSDTLIKIG
- a CDS encoding cytochrome b N-terminal domain-containing protein, translated to MSGHSTFEPQNGFLKWMESRLPIAGLVHSSFIAYPVPKNLNYYYTFGAILAVCLVAQIVTGIVLVMHYAPNTAIAFASVEHIMRDVNWGWLLRYMHANGASMFFIAVYIHIFRGLYYGSYKAPREVVWILGVVIFLLMMATGFMGYVLPWGQMSFWGATVITNLFSAFPVIGDPIVTLLWGGFSVDNPTLNRFFSLHYLLPFMLVGVVALHIWAFHVVGNNNPTGVEVKDSNDTVPFTPYYTVKDIFAIVVFLVFFAWMMFMVPNFMGHPDNYIPADPLVTPPHIVPEWYFLPFYAILRAIPDKLGGVLAMFGAIAVLFVLPWLDTSKVRSMNYRPLGRQFFWIFVVVCIGLGYLGGKPAEGGYILWARIFTVYYFAYFLLILPVLGFIEKPKPLPASINEAVLAKHADSAAAEAKA
- a CDS encoding cytochrome c1, whose amino-acid sequence is MITLTKNAVRALVVAGALAVTSAGAMASGESGYHYEKQDWTFSGPFGKFDKAQLQRGFKIYREVCSSCHSMDYIAFRNLGQDGALGFTEEEVKAIAAEYEVEDGPNADGDMFTRAGKPFDHIPSPFPNVEAAAAANGGKAPPDLSLIAKARAASVGPDVGIEVFNDILRLIWHPITAYQEYGPDYIYALLTAYEETPEELAETVGDKYYNPAFNSGVAIGMAPPLSDELVEYTDGTPMTTEQYSKDVTAFLMWAAEPKLEERKKVGINALIFLVVFSLLMFFTKRKLWSKVKH
- a CDS encoding LacI family DNA-binding transcriptional regulator; this translates as MKFKKSGRVSLAMVAADAGVSIATASRIVNGITNKASEDTIIRVKASVERLNYRPASIGRALRCQESRIVGLLAAAIENPTMAAIAASIELALRDEGYVLSLCDTHDRADVQDEYLLEMQSQLARAVIIVGAVSSPVLDRMRESGSPMLFVNRPDPGDRSSPYLGLDNYKAGQDVAELLISRGLHDIALIHASLKGTSAFYRRMGVLDGLARIGISEGDVFHAHVEGLNHLEVGYLAMQQVLRRKNPPRIIICMSDMLAYGAYRSVIEAGFDPVKDFGFIGFDENPLNPWIGWWLNSIGVPAERYGQATVVTLKKIWDGQGIAGPVYLPHTFRLNGHALPGEC
- a CDS encoding adenine phosphoribosyltransferase, translating into MQTSEPLDLKSLIRSIPDYPKHGIIFRDITTLISHADGFRQSIRELATPYVDKGIDKIVGIEARGFIFGGAMADFLGVGFVPVRKPGKLPGEVISQDYSLEYGTDCIEMHADAISAGEKILVVDDLIATGGTAIAAIELLQRVEAVVEGAAFVIDLPDIGGADLLRARGIDVHTLICFEGH
- a CDS encoding DUF2892 domain-containing protein, which encodes MTVNVGKLDRVLRVIVGIVLLAIVFIGPKTLWGLIGIVPLATGLFRFCPLYTIIGINTCDVSEKSDV
- a CDS encoding RraA family protein, which produces MADFDYSDTDWEAIERLKKWYSGDIHDSMEALGLWGCLEGISLLGALEPGQIVCGPAVTVQFAPSHRKGQPQDVYHNAIDNAPKGSILVCEASCTPGSCSGELMSTGAKTSGAVATVVNGTVRDLAQVRALGYPLFGTAPSPIGVTGKKEPYKNQVPVTIGKATVKPGDVIFGDIDGVVVIPKEHVKAVADQADELGKQEAAARDRILAGEKLQQIWPV